A DNA window from Pogona vitticeps strain Pit_001003342236 chromosome 2, PviZW2.1, whole genome shotgun sequence contains the following coding sequences:
- the LOC110069971 gene encoding LOW QUALITY PROTEIN: uncharacterized protein LOC110069971 (The sequence of the model RefSeq protein was modified relative to this genomic sequence to represent the inferred CDS: deleted 2 bases in 1 codon), whose product MGEKPYKCMACGKSFSHSGNFNSHQRTHTGEKPYNCGECGKSFSRSANLQLHQRTHIGEKPYKCMECGKSFSRSGHLYSHQMTHTGEKPYTCGECGKSFSRIANLQLHQRTHIGEKPYKCMECGKSFSQNGHLYSHQRTHTGEKPYTCGECGKSFTQSAHVDLHQRTHTGEKPYKCMECGKSFSHSSALRSHQRSHMGEKPHKCMECGKSFSRSEHLHSHQRTHTGDKPYMCMECGKSFSRSGHLQSHERIHTGDKPYRCMECGKSFTQSGHLNSHQRIHTGEKPYTCIECGKSFSDMGSYAKHRKTHTGEKPYRCMECGKSFSQSTSLNSHQRTHTGEKPYQCMECGKGFSRSGHLHSHHRTHTGEKPYECMECGKTFSNSGSCTRHQRIHVGEKAFRSMEGGKVFSQSGHLNSHRRTHSGKEA is encoded by the exons atgggggagaaaccctataaatgtatggcttgtggaaagagcttcagtcacagcggAAACTtcaattcacatcaaagaacccacacaggggagaaaccctataactgtggggagtgtgggaagagcttcagtcggagtgcAAATCTacagttacatcaaaggacccacataggggagaaaccctataaatgcatggaatgtgggaagagcttcagtcggagtggaCATCTATATTCACATCAAAtgacccacacgggggagaagccctatacCTGTggggagtgtgggaagagcttcagtcggattGCAAATCTacagttacatcaaaggacccacataggggagaaaccctataaatgcatggaatgtgggaagagcttcagtcagaatggaCATCTATATTcgcatcaaaggacccacacgggggagaaaccctataccTGTggggagtgtgggaagagcttcacgCAGAGTGCTCACGTAGATTTACACCAGAGaacccacacaggggaaaaaccatataagtgcatggaatgtggaaaaagcttcagccATAGTAGTGCCCTAAGGTCACATCAAAGATCTCACATGggagagaagccacataaatgtatggaatgcgggaaaagcttcagtcGGAGTGAACACCTCcattcacatcaaaggacccacacgggGGACAAACCATAcatgtgcatggaatgtggtaaAAGCTTCAGTCGGAGTGGACATCTCCAGTCACACGAAAGGATCCACACGGGGGATAAACCCTATaggtgcatggaatgtgggaagagcttcactcAGAGTGGACATCtaaattcacatcaaagaatccacacgggggagaaaccgtatacGTGCattgaatgtgggaagagcttcagtgacaTGGGATCCTATGCAAAACATCGGaaaacccacacaggggagaaaccgtacagatgcatggaatgtgggaagagcttcagtcagagcaccAGCCttaattcacatcaaagaactcacacaggggagaaaccctatcaatgcatggaatgtgggaagggcTTCAGTCGAAGTGGTCATCTGCATTCACACCATAggacccatacaggggagaaaccatatgagtgcatggaatgtgggaaaactTTCAGTAACAGTGGGTCATGTACTAGACATCAAAGAATTCATGTG GGGGAAAAAGCATTTAGATCCATGGAAGGTGGAAAGGTCTTCAGTCAGAGTGGGCATCTGAATTCCCATCGAAGAACCCACTCAGGCAAAGAAGCTTGA